The Kribbella jejuensis genome segment CCGCCCAGATCCGGGACCACTTGGCGGGCGTCACGCCGGGGACGTAGCCCAGCCGGAATCCGGTCACGGTCGCCAGGCTACCGGGCACTACGCTGCTGCCATGACAGCGCGTAAGGCCCAGACCATGAAGCCCGCCACCGCGGCGAAGAAGCTGGACGTGTACCTCCCGGCCACGCCGGCCGAGTTCCAGGAAGGTGTCGTGTCCCGGGACGAGCTGAACGCGCTGCAGACCGACCCGCCGGAATGGCTCCGCGAGCTGCGGAAGAACGGTCCGCACCCCCGTTCGGTGGTCGCGGCCCGGCTCGGCGTCTCGATCAGCGGCCTGGCCCGCGCCGGGATCACCGAGGCGCTCACGACGGCGGACATCGAGGCGATCCGGGCCGAGAACCCGGACTGGCTGGAGCGCGAACGTGCCACCCAGGCCGAGGTCCGCCGCCAGGAAGCCGAGCTGCGGGAGCAGAAGTCGCGCTAACTGATCCGGACCCGGAGCCGCCGGAAGCCGCGGCCCTTGCTCTCGATCTTCACGACCTCCATCCGGCCGATCAGCGCCGTCGAGGCGACGTGGGTGCCGCCGTCCGCCTGGGTGTCCAGACCCGCGATGTCGACGATCCGGACCACCTCGATATCCGGCGGGAGCAGGTTGGTCGCGGTCCGGATGATGTCGGGAATCGCGAACGCCTCCTCCCGCGGCAGCGTGCTGACCGTGATCGCGCGGTCGGTCCGGATCTCGGCGTTGACCGCCTCGGCGA includes the following:
- a CDS encoding DUF5997 family protein translates to MTARKAQTMKPATAAKKLDVYLPATPAEFQEGVVSRDELNALQTDPPEWLRELRKNGPHPRSVVAARLGVSISGLARAGITEALTTADIEAIRAENPDWLERERATQAEVRRQEAELREQKSR